A single Glycine soja cultivar W05 chromosome 14, ASM419377v2, whole genome shotgun sequence DNA region contains:
- the LOC114384139 gene encoding uncharacterized protein LOC114384139: MNKSLLNAENYLYLHPSENPAVGLVSPVLDSNNYHSWSRSMITALSAKNKVEFVNGKAPEPLKSDRTYGAWSRCNNMVVSWLVHSVSISIRQSILWMDRAEEIWNDLKSRYAQGDLLRVSELQQEASSIKQGSLSVTEYFTKLRVIWDEIENFRPDPICACTVKCTCLVLTTIAQRKREDRAMQFLRGLNEQYNNIRSHVLLMDPIPTIPKIFSYMAQQERQLTGNNSISNFHLESKEGSSINAVKSVCEFCGRIGHNESVCYKKNGLPPNYDGKGKGYNTRKTCTYCGKLGHTIEVCYKKHGYPLGFKFNNGRTIVKNVVAADGKVTDDQKLSQESQELVHFSPEQYKALLALIQQSSAGNSASIKPQVASISSCTNNDTTGYDYQGEDWYS; encoded by the exons ATGAACAAGTCACTACTAAATGCAGAAAACTATCTTTATCTACACCCAAGTGAAAACCCAGCCGTCGGACTGGTTTCTCCAGTTTTAGATTCCAACAATTATCATTCATGGAGTAGGTCCATGATAACGGCGTTAAGCGCCAAGAACAAAGTAGAGTTTGTGAACGGAAAAGCACCCGAGCCATTGAAGTCTGATAGAACCTATGGGGCGTGGAGTCGCTGCAACAACATGGTGGTGTCTTGGTTGGTCCATTCAGTATCCATCTCCATTAGACAAAGTATCTTGTGGATGGACAGAGCAGAAGAAATCTGGAATGACTTGAAATCAAGGTACGCACAAGGGGACCTTCTGAGAGTATCTGAACTCCAACAAGAAGCTTCGTCCATCAAGCAAGGATCCCTTTCGGTAACAGAGTACTTCACGAAGCTGCGGGTCATATGGGACGAGATCGAAAACTTCAGACCCGATCCCATATGCGCATGCACTGTCAAATGTACTTGCTTGGTACTCACCACCATTGCTCAACGAAAGAGAGAAGATCGTGCTATGCAGTTTCTGCGAGGGCTGAATGAGCAGTATAATAATATACGTTCTCATGTGCTGCTCATGGATCCAATACCTACCATACCTAAAATTTTTTCGTACATGGCACAGCAGGAGAGACAACTTACAGGTAACAACTCTATATCAAATTTCCATCTCGAATCTAAAGAAGGATCTTCCATTAACGCTGTCAAAAGTGTCTGTGAATTCTGTGGACGTATTGGTCACAATGAAAGCGTTTGTTACAAGAAAAACGGTCTACCTCCTAATTACGATGGGAAAGGCAAAGGATATAACACGCGAAAAACATGCACCTACTGTGGGAAGCTTGGGCACACAATCGAAGTTTGTTACAAGAAACACGGGTATCCCCTAGGCTTTAAATTCAACAATGGCAGAACCATAGTTAAAAATGTAGTGGCAGCAGATGGAAAAGTCACAGATGACCAAAAGCTATCTCAAGAATCTCAAGAACTGGTTCACTTTTCACCAGAGCAATACAAGGCACTGCTAGCCTTAATACAACAGTCGTCGGCCGGGAACTCAGCATCCATTAAACCTCAGGTTGCCTCTATTTCATCTTGTACCAATAACGACACAACAG GATATGACTACCAAGGTGAGGATTGGTACAGCTGA
- the LOC114383247 gene encoding serine/threonine-protein kinase SAPK2-like, translated as MEGYEILKDIGSGNFAVAKLVRDNCTNELFAVKFIERGQKIDEHVQREIMNHRSLKHPNIIRFKEVLLTPTHLAIVMEYASGGELFERICNAGRFSEDEARFFFQQLVSGVSYCHSMQICHRDLKLENTLLDGSTAPRVKICDFGYSKSSVLHSQPKSTVGTPAYIAPEVLTRKEYDGKVADVWSCGVTLYVMLVGAYPFEDPEDPRNFKKTIGKILSVQYSVPDYVRVSMECRHLLSQIFVASPEKRIKIPEIKNHPWFLRNLPIEQMEGGSWQMNDVNNPSQSVEEVLSIIQEARKSLNVPKVGGLLIGGSMDLDDLDADEDLEDLQTSGEFVCPI; from the exons ATGGAGGGCTATGAGATCCTCAAAGATATTGGTTCTGGAAATTTTGCTGTGGCCAAGCTTGTTAGAGACAACTGCACCAATGAGCTTTTTGCTGTCAAGTTTATTGAGAGAGGCCAGAAG ATTGACGAGCATGTCCAGAGGGAAATCATGAACCACAGATCATTGAAGCACCCCAATATTATTAGATTCAAAGAG GTTCTGTTGACCCCAACTCATTTAGCCATAGTAATGGAGTATGCTTCTGGAGGAGAACTCTTTGAGAGGATATGCAATGCTGGTAGATTCAGTGAGGATGAG GCAAGATTTTTCTTTCAGCAATTGGTATCAGGAGTCAGTTACTGTCATTCAATG CAAATTTGTCATAGAGATCTGAAGCTTGAAAACACACTTTTAGATGGAAGCACTGCACCACGAGTCAAAATTTGTGACTTTGGTTACTCAAAG TCATCAGTATTGCATTCACAACCTAAGTCTACGGTAGGAACTCCAGCTTACATTGCACCTGAGGTTCTTACAAGGAAAGAATATGATGGAAAG GTTGCAGATGTTTGGTCTTGTGGAGTCACCTTATATGTGATGTTAGTTGGGGCTTATCCTTTTGAAGACCCTGAAGATCCAAGAAACTTCAAAAAAACCATTGGT AAGATACTTAGTGTCCAGTACTCGGTCCCCGATTATGTACGAGTTTCCATGGAATGTAGACATCTTCTATCACAAATATTTGTGGCAAGTCCTGAAAAG AGAATAAAAATACCAGAAATCAAAAACCATCCATGGTTTTTAAGGAACTTGCCCATAGAACAGATGGAAGGTGGAAGCTGGCAAATGAATGATGTAAATAATCCATCACAAAGTGTTGAGGAAGTCCTGTCTATTATACAAGAGGCAAGAAAATCTCTTAATGTTCCCAAGGTTGGAGGCCTTCTTATTGGGGGCAGCATGGACCTAGATGACTTGGATGCTGATGAAGATCTTGAAGATCTACAAACAAGTGGTGAATTTGTGTGTCCTATTTAA
- the LOC114383175 gene encoding plant cysteine oxidase 4-like, with translation MERSKIQVLYDASHAVFSQEGLPTFQQIDYVKNLLDKIEAMDVGIDEFGLCDSPTSDATVDSSNSKGLLGGQGFSEITYIHIHECDYFSMGVFCIPAGKVFPLHDHPGMTVLSKLLYGSAYVKAYDWIALDCAGSQTIGLAGRVVDEVFKAPHEPSILFPRSGGNIHSFTALTPCAILDVLSPPYSEEFGRPSTYFSDIPIPSLNGYAILEEKPMPSDLVVQGAPYLGPSIVTVDDYVGV, from the exons ATGGAAAGAAGCAAAATACAAGTGCTTTATGATGCTAGCCATGCCGTGTTTTCTCAAGAGGGGCTTCCAACTTTTCAACAAATCGATTATGTCAAAAATTTGTTAG ACAAAATTGAAGCTATGGACGTAGGAATCGACGAGTTCGGGTTGTGTGATTCTCCAACATCAGACGCAACCGTTGATAGCAGCAACAGCAAGGGTTTGCTTGGTGGACAAGGATTCTCTGAGatcacatacattcacattcatGAATGTGACTATTTCTCA ATGGGTGTGTTCTGTATTCCAGCAGGAAAAGTGTTTCCACTTCATGATCACCCGGGAATGACAGTGTTGAGTAAGCTCTTGTATGGCTCTGCCTATGTCAAAGCTTATGACTGGATCGCATTGGATTGTGCTGGAAGCCAAACAA TAGGATTGGCTGGGAGGGTAGTGGATGAAGTATTCAAAGCACCACATGAGCCATCCATATTATTTCCAAGAAGTGGTGGCAACATTCATTCTTTCACAGCGTTGACGCCATGTGCAATACTAGACGTGCTATCTCCACCATACTCTGAAGAGTTTGGAAGGCCTTCCACTTACTTCTCAGATATCCCTATCCCTTCTCTTAATG GTTATGCCATACTTGAAGAGAAACCAATGCCTAGTGATCTAGTTGTTCAAGGAGCACCATACCTTGGACCTTCAATTGTAACCGTGGACGATTATGTGGGTGTTTGA